In Acipenser ruthenus chromosome 15, fAciRut3.2 maternal haplotype, whole genome shotgun sequence, a genomic segment contains:
- the LOC117421829 gene encoding small kinetochore-associated protein-like isoform X2, with protein MEQGDMQSSKLPLYQGSKDNLASKPIDNGKKTFVPKLELNKELPVLFNFASKSQNGAVFKAQTTAANQRKKPSTYAARGPAARLKLEAELRDKNQLLEAANHQLIENLSEAKENIGELLEKNTKLEGNSNELQKQLETCMLYLESSNIDPVSGGRILESAQQNDEQRKETMSLVRDLKNELEQFSRNAAIQRAQLEELNNKGRILKEERGSCLQEQGDFQADLENMQKELEEAQTLLETKNAVNVQYL; from the exons ATGGAACAAGGAGACATGCAGTCCTCAAAACTTCCATTGTATCAAGGCTCAAAAGATAATTTGG CTTCCAAACCTATAGACAATGGAAAGAAGACATTTGTTCCCAAGCTTGAGCTCAATAAAGAATTACCTGTTCTTTTCAACTTTGCTTCTAAAAGTCAAAACGGTGCAGTATTCAAAGCACAGACTACAGCTGCCAACCAAAG GAAAAAGCCTTCTACGTATGCTGCCAGAGG ACCGGCAGCACGACTCAAGTTGGAGGCAGAGCTCAGAGACAAGAATCAATTGCTTGAGGCCGCCAATCATCAGCTCATTGAAAACTTGTCGGAAGCAAAG GAGAATATTGGAGAGCTGTTGGAGAAAAACACAAAGCTGGAGGGCAACAGTAATGAACTACAAAAGCAGTTGGAGACCTGCATGCTGTATCTGGAAAGCAGCAATATTGATCCAG TTTCCGGTGGTAGAATCCTTGAATCAGCACAACAGAATGATGAGCAAAGAAAAGAAACCATG aGTCTAGTCCGGGATCTAAAGAATGAACTCGAGCAGTTCAGCAGGAATGCTGCTATACAGAGAGCACAACTGGAG GAACTGAATAACAAGGGAAGAATATTAAAGGAAGAAAGAGGGAGTTGCCTTCAGGAGCAAGGTGATTTTCAAGCCGATTTGGAAAACATGCAGAAAGAACTGGAGGAAGCACAAACGCTGCTAGAAACTAAAAATGCTGTAAATGTACAATATTTGTAA
- the LOC117421829 gene encoding small kinetochore-associated protein-like isoform X1, with amino-acid sequence MEQGDMQSSKLPLYQGSKDNLGKRLPASKPIDNGKKTFVPKLELNKELPVLFNFASKSQNGAVFKAQTTAANQRKKPSTYAARGPAARLKLEAELRDKNQLLEAANHQLIENLSEAKENIGELLEKNTKLEGNSNELQKQLETCMLYLESSNIDPVSGGRILESAQQNDEQRKETMSLVRDLKNELEQFSRNAAIQRAQLEELNNKGRILKEERGSCLQEQGDFQADLENMQKELEEAQTLLETKNAVNVQYL; translated from the exons ATGGAACAAGGAGACATGCAGTCCTCAAAACTTCCATTGTATCAAGGCTCAAAAGATAATTTGGGTAAAAGACTCCCTG CTTCCAAACCTATAGACAATGGAAAGAAGACATTTGTTCCCAAGCTTGAGCTCAATAAAGAATTACCTGTTCTTTTCAACTTTGCTTCTAAAAGTCAAAACGGTGCAGTATTCAAAGCACAGACTACAGCTGCCAACCAAAG GAAAAAGCCTTCTACGTATGCTGCCAGAGG ACCGGCAGCACGACTCAAGTTGGAGGCAGAGCTCAGAGACAAGAATCAATTGCTTGAGGCCGCCAATCATCAGCTCATTGAAAACTTGTCGGAAGCAAAG GAGAATATTGGAGAGCTGTTGGAGAAAAACACAAAGCTGGAGGGCAACAGTAATGAACTACAAAAGCAGTTGGAGACCTGCATGCTGTATCTGGAAAGCAGCAATATTGATCCAG TTTCCGGTGGTAGAATCCTTGAATCAGCACAACAGAATGATGAGCAAAGAAAAGAAACCATG aGTCTAGTCCGGGATCTAAAGAATGAACTCGAGCAGTTCAGCAGGAATGCTGCTATACAGAGAGCACAACTGGAG GAACTGAATAACAAGGGAAGAATATTAAAGGAAGAAAGAGGGAGTTGCCTTCAGGAGCAAGGTGATTTTCAAGCCGATTTGGAAAACATGCAGAAAGAACTGGAGGAAGCACAAACGCTGCTAGAAACTAAAAATGCTGTAAATGTACAATATTTGTAA
- the LOC117421829 gene encoding small kinetochore-associated protein-like isoform X3, whose product MEQGDMQSSKLPLYQGSKDNLGKRLPASKPIDNGKKTFVPKLELNKELPVLFNFASKSQNGAVFKAQTTAANQRPAARLKLEAELRDKNQLLEAANHQLIENLSEAKENIGELLEKNTKLEGNSNELQKQLETCMLYLESSNIDPVSGGRILESAQQNDEQRKETMSLVRDLKNELEQFSRNAAIQRAQLEELNNKGRILKEERGSCLQEQGDFQADLENMQKELEEAQTLLETKNAVNVQYL is encoded by the exons ATGGAACAAGGAGACATGCAGTCCTCAAAACTTCCATTGTATCAAGGCTCAAAAGATAATTTGGGTAAAAGACTCCCTG CTTCCAAACCTATAGACAATGGAAAGAAGACATTTGTTCCCAAGCTTGAGCTCAATAAAGAATTACCTGTTCTTTTCAACTTTGCTTCTAAAAGTCAAAACGGTGCAGTATTCAAAGCACAGACTACAGCTGCCAACCAAAG ACCGGCAGCACGACTCAAGTTGGAGGCAGAGCTCAGAGACAAGAATCAATTGCTTGAGGCCGCCAATCATCAGCTCATTGAAAACTTGTCGGAAGCAAAG GAGAATATTGGAGAGCTGTTGGAGAAAAACACAAAGCTGGAGGGCAACAGTAATGAACTACAAAAGCAGTTGGAGACCTGCATGCTGTATCTGGAAAGCAGCAATATTGATCCAG TTTCCGGTGGTAGAATCCTTGAATCAGCACAACAGAATGATGAGCAAAGAAAAGAAACCATG aGTCTAGTCCGGGATCTAAAGAATGAACTCGAGCAGTTCAGCAGGAATGCTGCTATACAGAGAGCACAACTGGAG GAACTGAATAACAAGGGAAGAATATTAAAGGAAGAAAGAGGGAGTTGCCTTCAGGAGCAAGGTGATTTTCAAGCCGATTTGGAAAACATGCAGAAAGAACTGGAGGAAGCACAAACGCTGCTAGAAACTAAAAATGCTGTAAATGTACAATATTTGTAA